The following DNA comes from Flavisolibacter ginsenosidimutans.
CGTGATGTGTATGCCACCGATCAGTGGAAAGAAATGTTTAAGGACACGAAACGAAAAGGAGAACTCATTGTCAACAATCCCAATGAAATTATCGGCGCCGTTGTAGATCCTGATCTGCTGTCATTGCGAAGTGGCATTTTGGTAGCCGCCTTTGGTGTTCGTATTCCGGCAAGGGCCAACTGGCAAAACCCAACGCATCCCTGGAACGGAAATTATCTTGCCTTTAGCACCGACGGCGGCGATACCTGGGGCAATATTCTGCAGCTCACTTCTGGCATTTACACCACGCACTATATGGCCATTGAAGAAACGAATAAGGATAACAACATTTTTGTGGCTTATGATTTTGGCCACTGGACCAACAAGACTGGACGTTATACGTATGGAAGGCCGCTAACCATTTCGATGAAGAAGAAGTGAATGTACTAACGTCTTTATTAAAGTCACAGAAAATCTGTCGCGGCCTAAAAACTTTTCCAGACGTTTTAAAACATTTCAATCATGAAACGGATGAAAAAAATTAGTTCCCTGGTTTTGGTTACAATGCTGGTTAACCTTTCGTTACGGGCACAAAACCAACAGTGGGTAGAGGGATTTGATAAAGTGGTTTTCCACCACGACGATTCCGATCCGCGCCGTCCATTAAATCGTGATTTTCGCGGTCAGAGCAAAGGCTACATGACGGCCGGTTGGTGGATACCCGGTCACATGGACCGGAATTTTGTTTCCTGGCAAACCGCCGTTGTGCCCGAAAAAAAGCCGACTACATTTTCTTTTATTGGCTCTACATCCGTTCTTCCTTCCGAGATTTCGAAAGGCCCGCAGGCAAAGCTTACGGTGAACGGGCAATACGCACTTACGTTCACACTTGGTATGATGCGCGATTATACATGGACGGAAGGCGATTATCAGTTAAAGTATATTTCAAAGCGAGTTGAATATCCTTACACGAGTACACACCGCGAATTCGATTTGTACGGGAACAGTGGCGTCTTTCAGTTAAGCGTTCCGGGTTCGGCAGTGGAAGCGGGCAAGCCGGTTTCACTGCAAGTGGAGATTCTTCCATTTGAACGATGGCACAACGGCTGGTTTATGGTAAAGGAATACCGCGATGTGCTGAAGACCTCAATCGAATCGTTGGAAGGGCAACTGGAAGCCTTGCGCATGGACATGGCCAAACTGAACGAGCAAACGCAGATTCTTGCAACACAAGCATACAGCAAGATGCTTGGCACGGATAAATACGAACACAGTGTTGTGTACACTGACGGTTACCGGCACTTGCATCCCGCAGACATCATCAAGCTGAAAAATGGAGAGATTCTGTTGATGACAAGAGAGGGCACCGAGCACATTTCGAACGACGGCGACGTGATCATGCTTCGCTCAAAAGACGGCGGTAAAACATGGGGCGATAAGATAACCATTGCCGGAATTAAAAACGTGGACGAAAGGGAGGGTTGCGGCATTCAGTTGAAAGACGGAACGATAATGGTCGGCGTGTTCTACAACAATCTGTACGACAAGGACGGGGAATACGCATGGCCCACAAACAACCCCGAATTGCAAAAGCTATCCGAGTCAGACAAGCGTTATACGGAGCCGGGTAAACATTATCTCGGTGCTTACACGATTTCCTCAAAAGACAATGGCCGCACCTGGTCGAAGCCTGCATACATTGAAACAGCCAACATGCCCTTCACTAATCTTGAAGGCCCAACAGACGCACCCATTGAAATGCCCGACGGCTCTGTTTTGATGGCCGTGATTGGCTACAGCCCGAAGAGCGATGTAGGAAACCGTTCATCGGTAATGTTGCGTTCAACTGACAAAGGGAAAATCTGGAGTTATCTGTCCACCATCGCCAGCGATCCGGGCGGAAAATTGGGCGGCTTTATGGAACCCGGAATTGTTCGCACAAAAACGGGCCGCATCGTAGTAGGACTTCGGAATCACGCACCGGAGAATGCCATCTGGTCTACTTATTCAGACGACAACGGTAAAACCTGGGCGCCGGTTTGGAAAACAGACATGATCGGTCATCCGGCCGATATAATTCAACTCAAAGACGGACGCTTGGTAATGAGTTATGGCATCCGCGACGGAATTCACGGCTCGCCCGGCGGCATAAGAGCTTGTTTCAGTAATGACAACGGCAAGACCTGGGATATTAAAACGGAAGTGCAGTTGCGCAACGACTTCCTAAATGTGGACGTGGGTTATCCTGAGTCTATTCAGCGGCCCGATGGGAAAGTTATGACGCTCTATTATTACAATCTTTTCGGAAAATATTTTATTGGTTCGACGGTATGGCAGCCTTAAAGCGATAGAACAAAAAGCACGCAATCGTTATCAAATTAGCATTAAACAATAGAATCATAAATCATATAGAAATGGACCATTCCTTTTTAAAGAGAGGACGGCATTGTTTCATTTTACTTCTTTTTTCATTCAACGCTGCATTTGCACAAAATACAACAGCGATTCAATCCGTGCCCGATCCAAACGGTGGTTGGATCATTCGCACAAAGTCGTCTGCTTATCAATTGTTGCTATCAAGCGACAAACGACTGTACCCGGTCTTTTACGGTCCGCTAGCGCAGGCCGTGCATCAAAAGCGAACAACGCTTTGGACACAGCGTATTGAGGAAATCCCGGTGCGCGGCGGCTATCCCACCAAAACGCCAACGCTTGAAGTCATCTTTAACGACAATGTTCGCGATGCGGATTTGGAATATGTTTCGGGCGAAGTAGTGAACATTGACAACAGGTCCACGTTAAAGATCATAGAAAGAGACCGGCTCTATCCCTTGCAGGTAACCTCGTACATACGTGTGTTGCCTGAGTTTGACGTGCTGGAAAAATGGATGGAGATAAAAAACACCGGCAAGAAGGGAAACATAAAGTTACAGAACGCTTTATCCGGAAGCATTTTTTTGCCGCCGGATGAATACGTGCTGTCGCAACTTTCGGGCATGGAGCTTTCCGAGTTTAATCAATACAATTCCACCCTTTCGCCGGGACTAAAAATCATTGAAAACCGCATGTTTAAATCAAACAACAACATGCCCTGGTTCTTGGTACGGCCTAAAAGTTCTGCGAACGATTTACAGGGGCCGGCTTGGTTTGGGTCGGTGCATTATAGCGGCAACTGGCGGCTCATTTTTGACAATACTTACGACCGCTCGTATGCTTCCACCTTGCAGATTACCGGTGGCATTAATTTCTGGGATACCGAATGGACGCTCAAACCCGGCGAAACATTTGAAACGCCAAAGTTTTCGGTAGGTTATACATCCGGTGGAGCGGAAGGCGCGGCACAAAGCAATGCGGCTTATGTGCGCAAATCCATTCTTCGCCAAAATCACCGCGACGAAATGCGCCCCATACTTTTCAACAGTTGGTACGCCACTACGTATCACCTGAAGGAAGACGAGCAAATTGCGATGGCAAAGATTGCTGCGGGCCTAGGTGTGGAATTGTTTGCAATTGATGACGGATGGTTTAAAAACCGTGAGAAGGGAGACGAAGGTTTGGGTGATTGGGTAGTGGATCAAAAGAAATTTCCGAACGGCCTGCAACCAATGATTGACAGCGTGCATCGGTTGGGCATGAAATTCGGCATTTGGGTAGAACCCGAAAGCGTGGTGCTGAAAACGGATTTATACAAAGAGCATCCCGACTGGATTTTGGAATTTCCACGACGGCGGAAAACACCCGGTCGTGTATTTCTAAACCTGGCAAGGGAAGATGTTTTTTCGTACCTGTACTCATCGCTGGACCGGCTGCTGCGGGAGAATAAAATTGACTTCGTAAAATGGGACCAGAACAGCGTCATCTCAGATCCCGGTTGGGCTGACGCATCTCCCGACATGCAAAAAGAAGTGCGCATCCGCTTTATAAAAAACCTCTATCGGTTAGTGGATACGCTAACAAAAAAATACCCGGAAGTATTGTTTGAAAGCTGCGCCAGTGGCGGCGGTCGTGTTGACTTAGGCATGATGTCGCGAATGGACCAGGCATGGACAAGCGATAACTCCACGGCCGTTGACCGGCTCTTTATTCAATACGGTTATCTTGGCGCCTTGCCGGCCAACACGATGGTTTCCTGGGTGATTGAAAGCATTGCCAATCAGGTTCAAATCAGCCCGTCGTTGTCGTACAAGTTTGATGTTGCGATGAGCGGCGTGTTGGGCATTGGTTACGACATCCGCAAATGGAACGCAGAACAAACGGCACTGGCGAAAAAGAAAATTACTCTTTACAAGCAAATCCGCCCGTTGGTTCAGCAGGGAATTGTATCGCGGCTGGTTTCACCTTTTGAGCACAACCGCTGCTCGCTGCAATACACCAGCGAGAACAGCGATTCTGCCGTGTTGTTCTGTTACAACCTGGCTATCTACGAATCGGGTGGTTATAACAAGGCTGCTTATCTAACAGGTGCACAGTTTGCCGACAAAGGATCTACGACGTTAAAGCTGCGAGGGCTTGATTCTTCCAAACAATACCGCATTCGGAAAGCGGGAGATGAAGCCGATAAAGGTGCGGCTTATTCCGGCGATTACCTCATGAACATTGGTATGGAATGGCCGGTGAAGAATTCGTTTGAAAGTGCTGTGTTTCTGTTGAATGCCGAACGGTGAACAAATTGAAGTATCCTCAATGAGAAAATAATTTTTGCGTCATGAAACGCTGCAACAGGCAACATCTCTCAAAGAAGGCAGGCGTCATTGTGTATTGTTTGGCTTTGCTTTGTTTGGGTTGCGGATCAGTGAAAAGATCTGCGAGCAGTAATGTTGATGATGAAAATTTTATTCCTTTCCACGACAAAAGAGTTCAATATGATGGACGCATAGGAGAGAAAAATGGTGCCGCTGAATTGTATTGGTCGGGAAGTATTGCCCGCATCCGTTTTAGTGGTCGCAATCTTAAAGCGCTGATGGAAGACTACAACGGGCAGAATTATTTCAATGTGATTATTGACGGCGCGGTTGTACAAAAACTAAAAATTGACAGCGCAAAAAAATGGTATACGCTTGCGGAGAATTTATCGCCCGGTGAGCATGTGGCGGAACTCTTTAAGCGGACGCAGATCAACGGCGAATACCGTCGCGGTTATACAAGGTTTTACGGTTTTTCACTGCCGGGCGGAAAGGCATTATCCGCGCCTCAACGCAAGCTGCGGCGAATGGAATTTTACGGCAACTCCATCACGTGTGGCCATGCGGTAGAAGACACAACTGGTGGTGATTCGGGTGCAAGTTTCTACGAGAATAATTACCTTTCTTATGCATCGCTTACGGCGAGGCATTTTGGTGCGCAGTCCTCCTGCATTGCAGTAAGCGGTATTGGCTTGCTAGCTGGCTTTCGCAAAGCCATCATGCCGGAGATTTATAACCTCCGCAATCCTTTCGATTCAACCGATGTGTGGGACTTTTCGCTTTATCAGCCGCAGGTCGTTGTGGTTAATTTGTTGGAGAATGATAAAGCTGTTATCGGTCGTCCTTCCGATGAGCATTTTAAAAAGCGATTTGGAAACACACCTCCAACAGAAGATTTTATTATATCGTCTTACGCATCGTTCATTAAAATATTGCGTAAACATTATCCCAACGCTTCTATTATTTGTGTGCTGGGCGACATGGAAATTACCCGGGCAGGTTCGAAGTGGCCGGGCTATGTTGAAAAAGCCGTCGCTTCTTTGCACGACAAAAAAGTATACACGCACTTTTTCCCGTACAAAGGCACTCCTGGACATCCGCGGGTAAAGCAACAGGCCGAGATGGCCGCCAGTCTCATTAAGTTTATTGATCAAAACCTGAAGTGGTAAACAGCCAACGCCTTTCTTTAGAAGGTAATAATTGGCTGTATTTGATGCGCATCATATACACCGTATTCCATAATACAATCTTATGTTTTTGTGGTTGTATTTTTCCACGGCGGTTTTGGCTTCTTTTTTTCAAAATAACTTACAGTATAAGCTTAACAAATATTGACAAGTACGGCATTTAAGATCGCTCCTGTGGCGTCTTGCCATTCTCAACCAACTAAATAACAGTTATGACTGAATTTCCCTGCAGGACCATGGCCTCGCCAACGTCTGTCGTGAAGACATGTTCATTTACGAAAATTCTACCGGCGGTTTTCGTCATCTTGTTTCAACTGTTTTTCTTCGCATCGTTTGCACAACGCGTTATCAACGGCGTGGTGCGGGATGCAAAAGGCGCCGGTATTCCCGGAGTAACGGTCACTGAAAAAGGCAAGACTGCAACAACGATTACCGACAACAATGGCAATTACTCGATCTCTGTTTCCGGAAACAACCCTGTGCTGGTTTTTACCTCTACCGGGTTTAAGCCACAAGAAGTTGCCATCAATGGACGCAGTGATGTGAATCTGACGATGGATGAAAATGTATCGAAGCTGGATGAAGTTGTCGTCATCGGCTACGGTTCGCAGTCACGGCAAAAGCTAACAACGGCTGTGTCTAAACTGGATACACGTGTGCTGGAAAATGCCACGTTTACCAACATCGGTACCGCGTTGGAAGGAAACATTTCCGGGCTACAAGTGCAATCAACCGGTGGCGGGCAACCGGGTGCTGCACCGCGCATTATTTTACGCGGCGGTACTTCCATCAACAATCCCAACGGCGCTGCGCCACTTTACATTGTGGACGGTGTTATACGGCCTAACGGTTTGAACGACATTAACGGCGCTGCCATTGAATCTATCCAAGTTTTAAAAGATGCGGCTTCTACAGCCA
Coding sequences within:
- a CDS encoding sialidase family protein → MKRMKKISSLVLVTMLVNLSLRAQNQQWVEGFDKVVFHHDDSDPRRPLNRDFRGQSKGYMTAGWWIPGHMDRNFVSWQTAVVPEKKPTTFSFIGSTSVLPSEISKGPQAKLTVNGQYALTFTLGMMRDYTWTEGDYQLKYISKRVEYPYTSTHREFDLYGNSGVFQLSVPGSAVEAGKPVSLQVEILPFERWHNGWFMVKEYRDVLKTSIESLEGQLEALRMDMAKLNEQTQILATQAYSKMLGTDKYEHSVVYTDGYRHLHPADIIKLKNGEILLMTREGTEHISNDGDVIMLRSKDGGKTWGDKITIAGIKNVDEREGCGIQLKDGTIMVGVFYNNLYDKDGEYAWPTNNPELQKLSESDKRYTEPGKHYLGAYTISSKDNGRTWSKPAYIETANMPFTNLEGPTDAPIEMPDGSVLMAVIGYSPKSDVGNRSSVMLRSTDKGKIWSYLSTIASDPGGKLGGFMEPGIVRTKTGRIVVGLRNHAPENAIWSTYSDDNGKTWAPVWKTDMIGHPADIIQLKDGRLVMSYGIRDGIHGSPGGIRACFSNDNGKTWDIKTEVQLRNDFLNVDVGYPESIQRPDGKVMTLYYYNLFGKYFIGSTVWQP
- a CDS encoding alpha-galactosidase; this translates as MDHSFLKRGRHCFILLLFSFNAAFAQNTTAIQSVPDPNGGWIIRTKSSAYQLLLSSDKRLYPVFYGPLAQAVHQKRTTLWTQRIEEIPVRGGYPTKTPTLEVIFNDNVRDADLEYVSGEVVNIDNRSTLKIIERDRLYPLQVTSYIRVLPEFDVLEKWMEIKNTGKKGNIKLQNALSGSIFLPPDEYVLSQLSGMELSEFNQYNSTLSPGLKIIENRMFKSNNNMPWFLVRPKSSANDLQGPAWFGSVHYSGNWRLIFDNTYDRSYASTLQITGGINFWDTEWTLKPGETFETPKFSVGYTSGGAEGAAQSNAAYVRKSILRQNHRDEMRPILFNSWYATTYHLKEDEQIAMAKIAAGLGVELFAIDDGWFKNREKGDEGLGDWVVDQKKFPNGLQPMIDSVHRLGMKFGIWVEPESVVLKTDLYKEHPDWILEFPRRRKTPGRVFLNLAREDVFSYLYSSLDRLLRENKIDFVKWDQNSVISDPGWADASPDMQKEVRIRFIKNLYRLVDTLTKKYPEVLFESCASGGGRVDLGMMSRMDQAWTSDNSTAVDRLFIQYGYLGALPANTMVSWVIESIANQVQISPSLSYKFDVAMSGVLGIGYDIRKWNAEQTALAKKKITLYKQIRPLVQQGIVSRLVSPFEHNRCSLQYTSENSDSAVLFCYNLAIYESGGYNKAAYLTGAQFADKGSTTLKLRGLDSSKQYRIRKAGDEADKGAAYSGDYLMNIGMEWPVKNSFESAVFLLNAER
- a CDS encoding SGNH/GDSL hydrolase family protein: MKRCNRQHLSKKAGVIVYCLALLCLGCGSVKRSASSNVDDENFIPFHDKRVQYDGRIGEKNGAAELYWSGSIARIRFSGRNLKALMEDYNGQNYFNVIIDGAVVQKLKIDSAKKWYTLAENLSPGEHVAELFKRTQINGEYRRGYTRFYGFSLPGGKALSAPQRKLRRMEFYGNSITCGHAVEDTTGGDSGASFYENNYLSYASLTARHFGAQSSCIAVSGIGLLAGFRKAIMPEIYNLRNPFDSTDVWDFSLYQPQVVVVNLLENDKAVIGRPSDEHFKKRFGNTPPTEDFIISSYASFIKILRKHYPNASIICVLGDMEITRAGSKWPGYVEKAVASLHDKKVYTHFFPYKGTPGHPRVKQQAEMAASLIKFIDQNLKW